One genomic segment of Candidatus Fukatsuia endosymbiont of Tuberolachnus salignus includes these proteins:
- the sgrT gene encoding glucose uptake inhibitor SgrT translates to MQAYLSREFYQRYFSAIQDADWLPWVSTQWRLQTLAQLIQWNASQLSNPKYSQKR, encoded by the coding sequence ATGCAAGCTTACTTATCTAGAGAATTTTATCAGCGTTATTTCTCTGCTATTCAGGATGCCGATTGGTTACCTTGGGTGTCAACACAGTGGCGATTACAAACTTTAGCACAATTAATTCAGTGGAATGCTTCACAACTGTCAAACCCAAAGTATAGCCAAAAGCGATGA
- the leuA gene encoding 2-isopropylmalate synthase, with protein MSQQVIIFDTTLRDGEQALQASLGVKEKLQIALALEKMGVDVMEVGFPVSSPGDFESVRTIAQEIKNSRVCALARCITNDIDVAAAALRVAKAFRIHVFLATSTLHIESKLQKTFADVMAMAIASIKHARNYTDDVEFSCEDAGRTPIDNLCRVVEAAINAGATTINIPDTVGFTTPYQFGGIISNLYQRVPNIDKAIISVHCHDDLGMSVANSITAVQAGARQVEGTINGLGERAGNCSLEEVIMAIKVRQKMLAVHTGINHQEIYRTSQLVSKLCNMPIPANKAIVGSNAFAHSSGVHQDGMLKNRKNYEIMTPESIGLKEVPFNLTSRSGRAAVKDRMTRMGYQDKDYNLDSLYSAFLKLADNKGQIFDYDLEALVFINKQQEDTEYFRLDYFSVQSGSNILATASVKLACGEKINAEAATGNGPVDALYQAINRISGYTIKLTSYKLSANGQGKDAFGQVNISVESQGNHFHGVGLATDIVASSAHALIHALNNIWRAQQVEKKKKQYLQQNHQEVI; from the coding sequence AACAAGTGATTATTTTTGACACCACTTTGCGTGATGGTGAACAAGCATTACAAGCCAGCCTCGGCGTAAAAGAAAAACTACAAATTGCTTTGGCACTGGAAAAAATGGGCGTTGACGTGATGGAGGTGGGTTTTCCTGTTTCCTCACCAGGAGACTTTGAGTCGGTACGAACTATTGCGCAAGAAATAAAAAATAGCCGTGTCTGTGCGCTAGCACGTTGTATTACTAACGATATTGATGTTGCTGCCGCCGCATTACGTGTCGCCAAGGCTTTTCGTATCCACGTTTTTTTAGCTACATCCACTTTGCATATCGAATCAAAATTACAGAAAACTTTTGCCGATGTCATGGCAATGGCTATTGCCTCAATAAAACACGCTCGCAATTATACGGATGATGTGGAATTTTCTTGTGAAGATGCCGGGCGCACACCGATTGATAATTTGTGTCGTGTTGTTGAAGCGGCAATCAATGCAGGTGCTACTACCATCAATATTCCCGATACCGTTGGCTTTACCACACCTTATCAATTTGGTGGAATCATCAGCAATTTATATCAACGAGTTCCTAACATTGATAAGGCGATTATCTCTGTCCATTGTCATGACGATTTAGGTATGTCAGTGGCCAATTCAATTACTGCGGTGCAAGCCGGAGCGCGTCAAGTAGAAGGTACTATTAACGGTTTGGGTGAGAGAGCCGGTAATTGTTCGTTAGAAGAAGTTATTATGGCGATTAAAGTCCGTCAAAAAATGTTAGCAGTGCATACCGGCATCAATCACCAAGAAATTTATCGTACGAGTCAATTGGTGAGTAAATTGTGCAACATGCCAATCCCTGCCAACAAGGCCATCGTGGGTAGTAACGCCTTTGCCCATTCATCCGGTGTTCATCAAGATGGCATGCTGAAAAACCGTAAAAATTACGAAATTATGACCCCGGAATCCATTGGCCTGAAAGAAGTTCCATTTAATCTAACTTCTCGCTCAGGCCGTGCTGCGGTGAAAGATCGGATGACAAGAATGGGTTATCAAGATAAAGATTATAATTTGGATTCTCTCTACAGTGCCTTTTTAAAGTTAGCAGATAACAAAGGACAAATTTTTGATTATGATCTGGAGGCCTTAGTTTTCATTAATAAACAACAAGAAGACACTGAATATTTTCGTCTTGATTATTTTAGTGTTCAATCAGGTTCCAATATTCTAGCAACGGCGTCGGTTAAATTGGCCTGCGGAGAAAAAATTAATGCCGAAGCCGCTACCGGTAATGGTCCCGTCGATGCACTCTATCAGGCCATCAACCGCATCAGTGGATATACCATCAAACTCACAAGTTACAAACTGTCAGCAAATGGACAGGGTAAAGATGCCTTCGGTCAAGTCAATATCTCGGTCGAATCTCAGGGAAATCACTTCCACGGGGTAGGTCTGGCGACCGATATTGTCGCCTCATCCGCTCATGCTTTGATTCACGCATTAAACAATATTTGGCGTGCTCAACAAGTCGAAAAAAAGAAAAAACAATATCTACAACAAAATCATCAGGAGGTCATATAA
- the leuD gene encoding 3-isopropylmalate dehydratase small subunit, whose amino-acid sequence MTVPTQHPCFTQHQGLVVPLDIANVDTDAIIPKQFLQKVSRTGFGQHLFNDWRFLDNAGQVANPEFVLNHPRYQGASILLARENFGCGSSREHAPWALSDFGFRVMIAPSFADIFYGNSINNQLLPVILNEKDIDRLFQLVAENEGIEFIVDLEAQTVNAAGESYSFEIDSFHRHCMINGLDSIGLTLQHESNISAYEQQQPAFLR is encoded by the coding sequence ATGACAGTACCTACTCAACACCCCTGTTTTACTCAACACCAAGGTTTGGTTGTGCCATTAGACATCGCTAACGTGGATACTGATGCGATTATCCCAAAGCAATTTCTACAAAAAGTCAGCCGTACAGGTTTTGGACAACATTTATTTAATGATTGGCGTTTTCTGGATAATGCAGGCCAAGTAGCCAACCCTGAATTTGTACTGAATCATCCACGTTATCAGGGAGCGAGTATTCTGTTAGCTCGTGAGAATTTTGGTTGTGGTTCTTCGCGTGAACACGCGCCCTGGGCACTGAGTGATTTTGGTTTCAGGGTGATGATTGCGCCAAGTTTTGCCGATATCTTTTATGGCAATTCGATTAACAATCAGCTGTTGCCGGTCATACTCAACGAAAAGGATATCGATAGGTTATTCCAGTTAGTTGCAGAAAATGAAGGCATCGAATTCATTGTTGATTTAGAAGCACAAACCGTTAACGCGGCGGGGGAAAGTTATTCCTTTGAAATCGACAGCTTTCATCGTCATTGTATGATCAATGGATTAGACAGCATTGGCTTAACACTACAGCATGAGAGTAATATTTCTGCGTACGAACAACAACAACCGGCGTTTTTGCGTTGA
- the fre gene encoding NAD(P)H-flavin reductase has protein sequence MTILSCKVASVESITETVYRVQLVPAAPFSFRAGQYLMVIMDERDKRPFSMASIPSQQKYLELHIGASELNLYAMAVMDRILKNKTLDIDIPHGDAWFRENRQRPLLLIAGGTGFSYTRSILLAALDEQPNREISLYWGGRVAKDLYDLHELRTLMIEYPQLHVVPVVEQSTESWQGRTGTVLSVVLQDYCSLAEQDIYIAGRFEMAKIARERFCTERAAQGSHIYSDAFAFI, from the coding sequence ATGACAATTTTGAGCTGTAAGGTTGCCTCTGTGGAGAGCATTACTGAAACGGTGTATCGGGTGCAATTGGTTCCTGCTGCGCCGTTTTCGTTTCGTGCTGGTCAATATCTGATGGTTATCATGGATGAACGTGATAAACGTCCGTTTTCAATGGCATCGATACCCTCTCAGCAGAAATATCTTGAGCTCCATATTGGCGCTTCGGAACTGAATTTATACGCGATGGCTGTGATGGACAGGATCCTAAAAAATAAAACACTCGACATTGATATACCTCATGGTGATGCCTGGTTCCGTGAAAACCGCCAGCGCCCTTTGTTATTGATAGCTGGCGGCACAGGTTTTTCGTATACTCGTTCTATCTTACTGGCGGCATTGGATGAACAACCGAATCGTGAAATATCCCTTTATTGGGGGGGACGTGTAGCCAAGGATCTTTATGATTTGCATGAGCTGAGAACACTGATGATCGAATATCCACAATTGCATGTAGTTCCGGTAGTCGAACAATCAACCGAAAGTTGGCAGGGTAGAACCGGTACCGTACTGAGTGTGGTGTTGCAGGATTACTGCTCGTTAGCAGAACAGGATATTTACATTGCTGGTCGTTTCGAAATGGCTAAAATCGCGCGTGAGCGGTTTTGTACGGAACGCGCTGCACAAGGATCCCACATTTATAGTGATGCTTTTGCCTTTATTTAG
- the thiQ gene encoding thiamine ABC transporter ATP-binding protein ThiQ has translation MITLKKITYLYERLPIKFDLQVQSGERIAILGPSGAGKSSLLNLIAGFLTPTDGNILLNYQDHSTTPAAKRPVSMLFQENNLFSHLTVKENIALGLHPGLKLDARQRKQLIQITEQVGLQHCVDRLPAELSGGQRQRTALARCMIRSQPILLLDEPFSALDPALRSEMLQLLQQICDRRQLTLLMVSHNLDDAARIAERTLLVVDGSIYYDGSTQALLEGTAPEAKILGINKTVGVV, from the coding sequence ATGATAACCCTTAAAAAAATTACCTATTTGTATGAACGCTTGCCGATAAAATTTGATTTGCAGGTTCAAAGTGGCGAACGCATTGCCATCTTGGGCCCTAGCGGTGCGGGTAAAAGCAGTTTGCTAAATTTGATCGCCGGATTTTTAACACCCACTGATGGTAATATATTATTGAATTATCAGGATCATAGTACGACTCCTGCCGCCAAACGACCCGTATCAATGCTGTTTCAAGAAAATAATCTGTTCTCCCATTTGACAGTAAAGGAAAATATCGCTTTAGGATTACATCCGGGGCTAAAACTCGATGCTAGGCAGCGTAAACAGTTAATACAAATCACCGAGCAAGTCGGGCTACAACACTGTGTTGATCGTTTACCCGCCGAGCTTTCCGGCGGTCAGCGTCAGCGAACAGCATTGGCGCGCTGTATGATACGTAGTCAACCAATCCTGTTGCTGGATGAACCCTTTTCAGCACTGGATCCGGCGTTACGTAGCGAGATGTTACAATTATTGCAGCAAATCTGCGACCGTCGTCAACTGACATTGTTGATGGTATCGCATAATCTGGACGATGCTGCTCGTATTGCCGAACGTACTTTGCTCGTTGTCGACGGTAGCATTTATTACGATGGCAGCACACAAGCATTACTCGAAGGTACTGCACCCGAAGCAAAAATACTTGGCATCAACAAGACAGTAGGCGTGGTATAA
- the leuC gene encoding 3-isopropylmalate dehydratase large subunit: protein MGKTLYQKLYDPHIVYQAKNEIPLLYIDRHLVHEVTSPQAFDGLRAAGRPVRQPGKTFATMDHNVSTQSKDINASGEMARIQMQALIKNCADFGISLYDLNHPYQGIVHVIGPEQGMTLPGMTIVCGDSHTATHGAFGALAFGIGTSEVEHVLATQTLKQARAKTMKIEVNGDVGAGITAKDIVLAIIGKTGSAGGTGHVVEFCGSAIRALSMEGRMTLCNMAIEMGAKAGLVAPDETTFAYLKGRQFAPTGELWQQSLNDWRTLQSDNDAQFDTVITLDASTIAPQVTWGTNPGQVIAVNQTIPSPESFNDPVERASAEKALAYMDLCPGIKLSEVAIDKVFIGSCTNSRIEDLRAAAVIARGHKVASGVQAIVVPGSGPVKSQAEAEGLDKIFIEAGFEWRLPGCSMCLAMNNDRLQPGERCASTSNRNFEGRQGRGGRTHLVSPAMAAAAAVNGHFTDVRKFSTISHSSETA from the coding sequence ATGGGCAAGACACTGTATCAAAAACTGTATGATCCCCATATTGTTTACCAAGCGAAGAATGAAATCCCGTTGTTGTATATTGATCGCCACTTGGTGCATGAAGTGACTTCACCGCAGGCGTTCGATGGTTTACGCGCAGCAGGACGCCCAGTGCGTCAACCGGGAAAAACCTTTGCCACCATGGATCATAACGTATCGACACAAAGCAAAGACATTAATGCCAGTGGTGAGATGGCACGTATCCAGATGCAAGCCCTGATCAAAAATTGTGCCGATTTCGGTATCTCCTTATATGATTTAAATCACCCTTATCAAGGGATCGTGCACGTTATCGGCCCAGAACAAGGGATGACCTTACCCGGGATGACCATCGTTTGTGGTGATTCACATACCGCAACCCACGGTGCCTTTGGCGCACTGGCTTTCGGCATCGGCACCTCGGAAGTCGAACATGTACTCGCTACACAAACGCTGAAACAAGCACGGGCGAAAACGATGAAAATCGAGGTTAACGGTGATGTCGGTGCAGGTATTACCGCAAAAGACATCGTACTCGCCATTATTGGCAAAACCGGCAGTGCCGGTGGCACCGGTCATGTGGTGGAATTTTGCGGCAGCGCAATTCGCGCACTGAGTATGGAAGGCCGCATGACATTATGTAATATGGCGATTGAAATGGGTGCCAAGGCAGGTTTAGTGGCACCAGATGAAACCACATTCGCCTATTTAAAAGGCCGTCAGTTCGCACCAACGGGTGAATTATGGCAACAAAGCCTCAATGACTGGCGTACATTGCAATCGGATAATGATGCGCAATTCGATACGGTTATCACCCTAGATGCCAGTACTATCGCGCCACAAGTCACTTGGGGTACCAATCCCGGGCAAGTCATCGCGGTCAACCAAACGATCCCCTCGCCAGAATCTTTCAATGATCCCGTTGAACGAGCATCTGCTGAAAAAGCATTGGCTTATATGGATCTGTGCCCAGGTATTAAATTAAGCGAGGTCGCTATTGACAAAGTCTTTATCGGCTCCTGTACTAACTCACGTATTGAAGATTTACGCGCTGCCGCTGTGATCGCACGGGGGCATAAAGTGGCCAGCGGCGTACAAGCGATAGTAGTACCGGGTTCAGGCCCGGTAAAATCACAGGCTGAAGCAGAAGGATTGGATAAAATTTTTATCGAGGCGGGTTTTGAATGGCGTTTACCCGGTTGTTCAATGTGTTTAGCGATGAATAACGACCGTTTGCAACCCGGTGAACGTTGTGCCTCCACCAGCAACCGCAACTTCGAAGGACGTCAAGGGCGAGGTGGTCGTACACATCTGGTCAGTCCAGCGATGGCGGCAGCGGCAGCAGTAAATGGTCATTTCACTGATGTGCGCAAATTTTCTACAATCAGCCACTCATCGGAGACAGCATAA
- the nadA gene encoding quinolinate synthase NadA, which produces MKQTFDVNTTGYPFPAKPAPLDTNEQRFYGEKIKKLLKQQDAVLVAHYYTDPEIQALVEETGGCIADSLEMARFGNRHPASTLLVVGVRFMGETAKILNPEKRVFMPTLNAECSLDLGCPADEFTAFCDSHPDRTVVVYANTSAAVKARADWVVTSSIALELVEYLDGLGEKILWAPDRHLGHYVQKKSGADILSWQATCIVHDEFKTQALIQMKALYPDAAILVHPESPAAVVDMADAVGSTSQLIEAAKRLTQKKLIVATDRGIFYKMQQACPDKELFAAPTAGEGATCKTCAHCPWMAMNDFRAIAEGLEQGGLMHEIHIDEKLRQQALLPLNRMLDFAKRLKLSSNR; this is translated from the coding sequence ATGAAACAAACTTTTGATGTAAATACAACCGGCTATCCATTCCCAGCAAAACCTGCTCCGCTCGATACGAATGAGCAGAGGTTTTATGGTGAAAAAATCAAAAAATTGTTGAAACAACAAGATGCGGTGTTGGTCGCTCACTATTATACCGATCCTGAGATCCAGGCACTGGTAGAAGAGACCGGTGGTTGCATAGCGGATTCATTGGAGATGGCACGTTTTGGCAATCGCCACCCGGCATCCACCTTGCTGGTCGTGGGAGTGCGTTTTATGGGGGAAACTGCCAAAATTCTCAATCCAGAAAAACGCGTTTTTATGCCAACATTGAACGCGGAATGTTCTTTAGATCTGGGTTGTCCTGCTGATGAGTTTACTGCATTTTGTGATAGTCATCCTGATCGTACCGTGGTGGTTTATGCCAATACTTCCGCAGCTGTCAAAGCAAGAGCGGATTGGGTCGTCACCTCAAGTATCGCGTTAGAATTAGTCGAGTATCTGGATGGTTTGGGAGAAAAGATCCTCTGGGCACCCGATCGTCATTTGGGTCACTACGTACAAAAGAAAAGCGGTGCCGACATATTATCCTGGCAGGCTACCTGCATCGTGCATGATGAATTTAAAACTCAAGCCCTGATACAGATGAAAGCGCTTTATCCCGATGCTGCTATATTGGTTCATCCTGAATCTCCTGCTGCGGTAGTCGATATGGCTGACGCAGTGGGATCAACCAGTCAATTGATTGAAGCCGCCAAGAGATTAACGCAAAAAAAACTGATCGTGGCTACCGATCGGGGTATTTTTTACAAAATGCAACAGGCCTGCCCTGATAAAGAATTATTTGCAGCGCCGACGGCCGGCGAAGGAGCCACATGCAAAACCTGCGCACACTGCCCTTGGATGGCAATGAACGACTTTAGAGCAATAGCTGAGGGATTAGAGCAAGGCGGCTTGATGCATGAAATCCATATCGATGAAAAATTGCGCCAGCAGGCGTTGCTACCGCTGAACCGCATGTTAGATTTCGCCAAACGGCTAAAATTATCCTCCAATAGATAA
- the thiP gene encoding thiamine/thiamine pyrophosphate ABC transporter permease ThiP, with translation MAKRCQPLISGWLWPGLLASGLLISLALLIFAAIWHHAPASDWQNIWHDSYLWHVVRFTFWQALLSTLMAVLPAIFLARALYRRRFFGRQLFLRLCAMTLVLPTLVALFGILSVYGRQGWLAQLCDKLGIDYSFSPYGLPGILLAHVFFNLPLASRLLFQSLEAIPVEQRQLAAQLGMNPWHYFRWLEWPYLRRQILPSSALIFMLCFASFATVLSLGGGPQATTIELAIYQALSYDYDLNRAAILALIQLVCCLGLVLLSQRLNNVLAIGHSHHQYWRDPQDHGWCRILDNLLIICASLLLLPPLLAVVIDGCNQALITVLQQRALWQAFMTSLTIALGAGILCIMLTMMLLWSSRELKLRQQAAYGQALEISGMIILAMPGIVLATGFFLLLNESSGLPSSPYGLVILTNALMALPYALKILDNPMQDLAERYNRLCLSLDIHGWCRLRQIECRALKRPLTQTLAFTCVLSIGDFGVVALFGNDEFRTLPFYLYQQIGAYRSHDGAVTALLLLLLCLSLFTLIERLPSRHDNP, from the coding sequence GTGGCAAAACGCTGTCAGCCGCTAATTTCTGGCTGGTTATGGCCGGGGCTATTAGCTTCAGGTCTGTTGATCAGCTTGGCACTGCTTATCTTTGCCGCCATCTGGCATCATGCCCCCGCCAGCGATTGGCAAAATATATGGCACGATAGCTATTTATGGCATGTGGTCCGTTTTACCTTTTGGCAAGCGTTGTTATCCACATTGATGGCCGTATTACCTGCTATTTTTCTAGCACGAGCGCTTTATCGACGGCGTTTTTTTGGGCGACAACTGTTTCTACGCCTCTGTGCTATGACATTAGTTCTTCCGACATTAGTGGCACTCTTTGGCATCTTAAGTGTCTACGGTCGTCAAGGTTGGTTAGCTCAGTTATGTGACAAACTGGGCATCGATTACTCTTTTTCACCTTACGGACTACCAGGCATTCTATTAGCGCACGTTTTTTTCAATTTACCCCTCGCCAGCCGATTACTCTTCCAATCGTTAGAGGCCATCCCCGTGGAGCAACGACAGCTTGCCGCTCAGCTGGGCATGAACCCTTGGCACTATTTCCGTTGGCTTGAATGGCCATATTTACGCCGCCAAATCTTGCCAAGTAGTGCACTGATTTTCATGCTATGTTTTGCCAGTTTCGCTACCGTACTTTCTCTTGGCGGCGGACCCCAAGCGACCACCATCGAATTGGCGATTTATCAAGCACTCAGTTACGACTACGATTTAAACCGGGCGGCGATACTCGCGTTGATTCAATTGGTCTGTTGTCTCGGCCTCGTATTATTGAGCCAACGATTAAATAACGTACTAGCGATCGGGCATAGCCATCATCAATACTGGCGTGATCCACAAGATCATGGATGGTGTCGTATCCTCGATAACTTGCTAATTATCTGCGCATCATTGCTGCTGTTACCGCCGTTACTGGCAGTCGTCATTGATGGTTGTAATCAGGCACTGATAACAGTGTTGCAACAAAGGGCGCTCTGGCAAGCCTTTATGACGTCATTAACGATTGCACTTGGCGCGGGGATACTCTGTATTATGCTAACCATGATGTTGTTATGGAGCAGCCGCGAGCTAAAATTACGCCAACAAGCTGCTTACGGACAGGCGCTTGAAATAAGTGGCATGATTATTTTAGCAATGCCGGGCATTGTACTGGCAACCGGTTTTTTTCTACTGTTGAATGAAAGCTCGGGATTACCATCATCACCCTACGGATTGGTGATCCTGACCAATGCATTGATGGCGCTACCTTATGCATTAAAAATACTGGATAACCCCATGCAAGATCTCGCCGAGCGCTACAATCGATTATGTTTATCATTGGATATTCATGGTTGGTGTCGCCTACGGCAGATAGAATGTCGAGCACTGAAACGCCCGTTAACGCAAACACTGGCTTTCACCTGTGTCTTGTCGATTGGAGATTTTGGCGTAGTCGCTTTATTTGGTAATGATGAGTTCCGCACTCTGCCTTTTTATCTCTATCAACAAATAGGGGCTTACCGCAGTCATGATGGCGCCGTTACCGCACTGTTATTACTATTACTCTGTTTATCACTGTTTACTTTGATAGAACGATTGCCGAGCCGCCATGATAACCCTTAA
- the thiB gene encoding thiamine ABC transporter substrate binding subunit — protein MVKLFLLSTLLVFTAVFTVAAEQPVLTVYTNSAFTSDWGPGAAIKKTFEAECDCQLKWVPLNDSVSLLNRLRMEGKNSPADVVLGLDNNLLQTAQQTGLFATSQIDSSVLNLPTPWKNKTFVPYDYGYFAFIYHKDKVKNPPKSLRQLVESTTPWTVIYQDPRTSTPGLGLLLWMQKVYGAQAPQAWQKLAQKTVTVTRGWNEAYGLFLKGEGDFVLSYTTSPAYHSIEEKNDHYAAADFGEGHYLQVEVAAQLAASKHPKLAQRFMHFILTPAFQQHIPTGNWMYPMIKMDLPTGFNHLTVPKKALQYDAKEVAENRNTWIQLWQNAVSR, from the coding sequence GTGGTTAAACTATTTTTGCTCTCTACGCTGTTAGTTTTTACTGCTGTTTTTACAGTCGCAGCGGAGCAACCCGTTTTGACCGTCTATACCAATAGTGCTTTCACCAGCGATTGGGGGCCCGGGGCCGCCATCAAAAAAACTTTTGAGGCTGAGTGTGACTGTCAACTTAAATGGGTACCGTTGAATGATAGTGTTTCCTTGCTTAACCGCTTACGGATGGAAGGCAAAAACAGCCCTGCTGATGTCGTGTTGGGTTTAGATAATAATCTGTTGCAAACAGCACAACAAACAGGGTTGTTTGCTACCAGTCAAATTGATAGCAGCGTGCTGAATCTGCCAACACCTTGGAAGAATAAAACTTTTGTTCCTTATGACTATGGCTATTTCGCTTTTATCTATCACAAAGATAAAGTAAAAAATCCACCCAAAAGCCTACGACAACTGGTAGAAAGTACAACACCATGGACAGTGATTTATCAGGATCCGCGTACTAGTACACCAGGTTTAGGTTTATTACTTTGGATGCAAAAAGTTTATGGTGCACAGGCACCGCAGGCCTGGCAAAAATTAGCGCAAAAAACCGTCACCGTTACCCGCGGTTGGAACGAGGCATACGGCTTATTTCTAAAGGGTGAAGGCGATTTCGTGCTCAGCTACACCACTTCCCCTGCCTATCACAGTATCGAAGAAAAAAACGATCATTATGCCGCGGCTGACTTTGGCGAAGGCCATTATCTGCAAGTCGAGGTCGCTGCCCAGCTGGCCGCCAGTAAACACCCTAAACTGGCACAACGCTTTATGCACTTTATTCTCACCCCGGCTTTTCAACAGCATATTCCTACAGGTAATTGGATGTATCCAATGATAAAAATGGATTTGCCTACGGGTTTCAACCATCTGACCGTACCGAAAAAAGCATTACAATACGATGCCAAAGAAGTGGCGGAAAACCGTAATACATGGATCCAACTGTGGCAAAACGCTGTCAGCCGCTAA
- the leuB gene encoding 3-isopropylmalate dehydrogenase, which yields MNNVAEEKKYHIALLPGDGIGSEVMAQAKKVLQAIEQRFAITVTTTEYDVGGVAIDRHGSPLPATTLAGCEQANAILFGSVGGKKWEHLPPAEQPERGALLPLRKHFKLFSNLRPARLYPGLENFCPLRSDIAAKGFDILCVRELTGGIYFGQPKGRAGQGMEEHAFDTEIYYRYEIERIARIAFESARQRRSKVTSVDKANVLQSSMLWREVVNSIATDYPDVTLSHLYIDNATMQLIKDPSQFDVLLCSNLFGDILSDECAMITGSMGMLPSASLNEKNFGLYEPAGGSAPDIAGQNIANPIAQILSLALLLRFSLREKAAATAIEQAITRALEEGHRTADLAGEGNTIGTHEMGDVITRLITQEA from the coding sequence ATGAATAATGTCGCCGAGGAAAAAAAATATCATATCGCCCTATTACCTGGAGACGGAATCGGTTCAGAAGTCATGGCTCAGGCAAAAAAAGTATTACAGGCGATTGAACAACGCTTTGCTATCACTGTCACCACGACAGAATATGATGTCGGGGGCGTTGCCATTGATCGCCACGGCAGCCCATTACCTGCCACTACACTCGCTGGATGTGAACAAGCTAACGCGATCTTATTTGGCTCCGTCGGGGGGAAAAAGTGGGAGCATTTGCCACCCGCAGAACAACCGGAACGGGGTGCTTTGTTGCCGTTACGTAAACATTTTAAATTATTTAGCAACCTACGACCTGCTCGCTTATACCCAGGTTTAGAAAATTTTTGTCCACTACGCAGCGATATTGCGGCTAAAGGTTTTGATATTCTGTGTGTTCGTGAGCTAACCGGGGGCATCTATTTCGGTCAGCCCAAGGGACGTGCAGGCCAAGGCATGGAAGAACACGCCTTTGATACCGAAATCTATTATCGTTATGAGATTGAACGGATCGCACGTATCGCCTTTGAATCTGCCCGTCAACGCCGCAGCAAGGTAACGTCAGTCGATAAAGCCAATGTATTACAAAGCTCGATGTTATGGCGCGAAGTCGTCAACAGTATTGCGACCGATTACCCAGATGTCACACTGTCTCATCTTTATATTGATAATGCCACCATGCAGTTGATTAAAGATCCCTCTCAATTTGATGTGTTGTTATGTTCCAACTTATTCGGTGACATTCTGTCCGACGAATGCGCAATGATCACAGGTTCTATGGGTATGCTGCCTTCTGCCAGCTTAAACGAAAAAAACTTTGGGCTGTATGAGCCGGCCGGCGGATCGGCACCGGACATAGCCGGTCAAAACATTGCCAACCCTATCGCCCAGATCCTGTCTCTGGCTTTGTTATTACGTTTTAGTTTAAGGGAAAAAGCGGCAGCCACGGCTATCGAACAGGCAATCACCCGAGCACTGGAAGAAGGTCATCGCACTGCTGATTTGGCCGGTGAGGGTAACACAATAGGAACGCACGAAATGGGTGATGTGATTACCCGCTTAATTACCCAGGAGGCATAA